Genomic DNA from Halobaculum sp. MBLA0147:
CAGCCGGATCACGTACGTCGACAGCAGGGCGCCGTAGAACGGCCACCGCGTGTCGCCCGCACCGCGGAGACTCCCGCGCATCGTCCGCGAGACGGAGAACGCGGCGACACCTGGGCCGAAGAGACGGATAAAGTCGGCCGTCAGCGCGACGTTCGAGGCGTCGAACGCCGCCGCGAGCGGGCGGGCGAGCGCGACGATCACGGCCGCGAGCAGGAGCTGTGTCGCCAGCGCGATCCGGAGCGTCTGCCACCCGTAGTCGTCCGCCTCCGCCTCGTCGCCCGCACCGATGGCCTGCCCGACGAGCGTCGACGCGGCCGTCGAGTACCCCCACGCGGGCATCAACGCGAGCAGCATCACCCGGCGGCCGATGGCGTACGCCGCCACCACGTCCGTCCCGAGCACACCCAACACGAACAGGAACGGGAACCGCCCGAACGTCCGCGACAGCCGCGTCCCGGCGAGGGGGAGACTCACCCGGACCAACTCCGCGGCGGTGCTCCAGTCCCACTGTTTGCCACGGAGACGGAGTCGCACGTCGTACCGCCCCGACAACAGCGCGGCCGCGAACAGGCCTCCGGCGAGTGTGTTCGCCGCCGTCGTCCCCCAAGCGGCACCGGCGACGCCCAGTTCCGGGAACGGCCCGAGTCCGAAGATCAGAGCGGCGTTCAGACCGACGTTGGTCGGGAGCGTGAGCAGTCGGACGTACATCGGCGTTCGGGTGTCGCCGCTCCCGGCGAGTGCCCGCGCCGCGATCATCGACCAGAACCGGAACGCGACGGAGTACATCACCACGCGGAGGTACTCTCCGCCGAGTGCGATGGTCCGTGCGTCGTTCGTCAACACTGCGATCATCTCCTCGGCGAAGTAGTAGGAGAACAGCGTGATGGGGACGGACACCGCCAGTGCGAGCCACAGCGACTGTTTGATCGCGAAGTTCGCCTCCCGGTGGTCGTCGGCACCCTTCAGTCGGGAGACGACGCTGATCGTCCCGGAGGTGAGCGCCAACGCGAGGCCGAACGGGACGAAGTAGTACTGGAATCCCAACTCGAGTGCGGCGACGGCCGCGCCGCCCGCGTACACCGAGACCATGAAGAAGTCGGCGACGCGCAGTAGCGTCCGCATTCCCCCGGTGACCATCGCCGGTGCGGCGAGGTCGAACGCCTCCTTTCCCTTCTCGCGGTCGACGATCCCGACCTTCGAGAGCGCCACCGGGAACCAGAGGAGCGCGCCACGCAACCTGTCGGCGAGGGACGACGACATACGGCACCGTGTACCGGATCGGTCGTCAATGACTTTTCGAATCGAAACGGTGGGGTCGCGGTGTCGTCGCGGAGAGTGGTGTCGTGGTGTGGTTCTGGGAGGTGGTCGCGGGGAGTGAGAGGCAGACGACCGCTCGGTGTGTGTCGGTGACGGGTCCGGTTCGAGTGGAACGGACAGAGGAACGGGTCCGGTTCGGGTGGAACGGACAGAGGAACGGGTCCGGTTCGGGTGGAACGGACGGAGAAACGGGTCCGGTTCGAGTGGAACGCGAAGAGAGAGGGCAGTGGTTCGGGTGGACCGGCAAGGCCGGCCAGCCGTCTCCGGTCACTCCAGACGACGGGCCGTCCGGGGTGAAGTCACTCGTCCGGGGAGTCCCAGGCGTCGGGCATCTCGATGACGTACCGTCCGTCCTCACGCAGCGAGATGATGAACTCCTCGCGGTCGTACAGTTCCATCAGGTTCAACTCGTACTCACCCGGGCGGACGATCCGGATCGACTCGAACTGCTCGTTGAGTTCCTCGCGGAGCCGCTCGTAGCTCGGGTCCTGTGCGATCGCGTCCGGGTCCGCCGTCTCTTCCGCGCCCGTCGACCGTGTGTCGGCGTGCTCGGGGCCGTCCTCGGACGTGCCGCGTTCCGTGTGGTCCTCGGGCGTGCCGCGTTCCGTGCGCTCGCTCGCGGTCGTCGTCGAGGCGGCCTCGGGGTCGACCGACGGGTCGGCGGAGCCGTACTGGGGTAGTTCGGAGCCGGAGACGACCTCCGAACGGGCGTCGGCCTGCGCAGCGTCCTCCTCGTCCGTCTCCGTCTCGACGTCCGCGTGCGGGTCCGTCCCGCTGCGTGCCCCAGGCCGGTCGGTCGTCGTGTCGGGATCGGATTCGGGTCCGGCGTCGGCGTCCGCCTCCGAGACACCCTCGTCTCGAGTGGCGTACTCTTCGACCGTCGGTTGGTCGTCCGGCGTCGTCCGTTCGTGCGGCGTCGCGTCGGACGGTGATCGCTCGCGAGGCGTCTCGTCGGTCGGCGACTGCTCTTCGGGTGGCTCTCCCCGTGTCGCTCCCCGGGCTGCGTCGTCGGCCGGTGTCACCCCCTCGTCAGTCTCCGCGTCGACGGTCTGGCCGTAGTCGAATCCGGTCGGCTCTTCGGGCTCCTCCGGCTTCTCCGACTCCGCCGACTCACCCGGCCAACTCCGGTCGAGTGGGTCGTCGGGTTCCGGA
This window encodes:
- a CDS encoding MATE family efflux transporter; translated protein: MSSSLADRLRGALLWFPVALSKVGIVDREKGKEAFDLAAPAMVTGGMRTLLRVADFFMVSVYAGGAAVAALELGFQYYFVPFGLALALTSGTISVVSRLKGADDHREANFAIKQSLWLALAVSVPITLFSYYFAEEMIAVLTNDARTIALGGEYLRVVMYSVAFRFWSMIAARALAGSGDTRTPMYVRLLTLPTNVGLNAALIFGLGPFPELGVAGAAWGTTAANTLAGGLFAAALLSGRYDVRLRLRGKQWDWSTAAELVRVSLPLAGTRLSRTFGRFPFLFVLGVLGTDVVAAYAIGRRVMLLALMPAWGYSTAASTLVGQAIGAGDEAEADDYGWQTLRIALATQLLLAAVIVALARPLAAAFDASNVALTADFIRLFGPGVAAFSVSRTMRGSLRGAGDTRWPFYGALLSTYVIRLPIAFLALPAAYGVTLFAGPVGSLLGVGELSFALPGMGLGLTAVFVAILGDMYGRAAVNLFRYWSDAWKRVARESGVGASAD
- a CDS encoding Zn-ribbon containing protein — translated: MPHQCTNCGRTFPDGSKEMLSGCPECGGKKFQFDPASREAAEESGVSERRQGGDASETRDPSPRETRGRETSPEPDDPLDRSWPGESAESEKPEEPEEPTGFDYGQTVDAETDEGVTPADDAARGATRGEPPEEQSPTDETPRERSPSDATPHERTTPDDQPTVEEYATRDEGVSEADADAGPESDPDTTTDRPGARSGTDPHADVETETDEEDAAQADARSEVVSGSELPQYGSADPSVDPEAASTTTASERTERGTPEDHTERGTSEDGPEHADTRSTGAEETADPDAIAQDPSYERLREELNEQFESIRIVRPGEYELNLMELYDREEFIISLREDGRYVIEMPDAWDSPDE